A genomic region of Candidatus Marimicrobium litorale contains the following coding sequences:
- a CDS encoding peptidylprolyl isomerase: MITVRRIKRSLVAFFFLSLAHFPVQAEVVLEHDSISVDRAELDYVVSLWPAQMQQAAANDEGDRLELLNRMLVAKKLAREADNIPADSELYWPLQYQIMNLKQKYWMDNFNKTLDIPEMTALAKERYATQKDEYARVPEQRLSSHILFACPPGECSRVDTTVEAQEVLDQLRAGADFAAMVQQHSDDTGTKVKDGLFDVWISRGQSGVSGHYTEGLYTIDNVGDYSEPVNTRFGIHILRLDDIREEHYLPYEAVEPNIVKALRSEYVRLSTRDYLNTFDITEDVYIDRPAVEGALSPYKTASP, from the coding sequence ATGATCACTGTGAGGCGTATTAAGCGCAGCCTGGTAGCGTTTTTTTTCCTGTCGTTGGCTCATTTTCCCGTGCAGGCGGAGGTGGTTTTGGAGCACGACAGCATCAGCGTGGATCGGGCAGAACTCGACTACGTGGTAAGCTTATGGCCAGCACAAATGCAGCAGGCCGCGGCTAACGACGAAGGCGATCGGTTAGAATTGCTCAATCGTATGTTGGTGGCCAAAAAGTTGGCGCGGGAAGCAGATAACATTCCAGCCGACAGCGAATTGTATTGGCCGCTTCAATACCAGATCATGAATTTGAAACAAAAATACTGGATGGATAATTTCAATAAAACACTCGATATTCCCGAGATGACTGCTCTGGCAAAGGAGCGCTACGCCACCCAAAAAGACGAGTATGCGCGTGTGCCTGAACAGCGCCTCTCTTCACACATACTATTTGCCTGCCCCCCGGGCGAATGCTCTCGCGTGGACACCACGGTTGAGGCACAAGAGGTGCTTGACCAATTGCGTGCCGGTGCGGATTTTGCTGCGATGGTGCAGCAGCACTCTGATGATACAGGCACGAAAGTGAAAGACGGCTTGTTTGATGTCTGGATTAGCCGCGGTCAATCAGGAGTATCAGGCCACTACACGGAAGGGCTTTACACCATCGATAACGTGGGCGACTACTCCGAGCCGGTCAATACCCGGTTTGGCATTCATATTTTGCGGCTGGACGATATCAGGGAAGAGCACTATTTACCGTATGAGGCGGTCGAGCCGAATATCGTAAAAGCACTGCGAAGTGAATATGTGCGGCTTTCCACGCGGGATTATTTGAATACGTTCGACATAACGGAAGACGTCTATATAGATAGGCCTGCCGTTGAGGGCGCGCTCTCCCCTTACAAAACCGCATCACCCTGA
- the gspD gene encoding type II secretion system secretin GspD produces MDSFRLRYLPSVLLVFILGSCTAMDSKQAGTGPAVAAATTVDAPVPLSTSASSLADQTVAESRRVPPTIFRGNDTQVRMPPAEEPVRFVGDDVSLNFEQAPLAEVMHAVMGDILQLDYIVDQPVKGQVTLRTRTPIPRNELLQVLESLLKANNALLVRGSDGRYLVTGAARGSRLAPAVSNPRSSDPGYSTIVVPLRYISASNMAEILQPVADESSFVLVDNSRNIMMLAGTREQLDGWLDIVSTFDVDQLSGMSVGLFPLENSNVEDVAEALSAMLETGEQGDIVRVVPVKRLNSLLLITPRSHYLDTLGVWIERLDSAADSLFEKRLFVYPVQNTSAKRLSELLNSIYANELSVQTTSAEVNSDSLSGIGVAGGVAPGLSSNMIGEGASGAARDFESSGSNSSAAVADTAFKNTALQDVRVVADEENNALMIYSTGKQYAIIEAALMQLDVVATQVLIEASILEVSLTDELEYGLEWTFSNSIGNQREGTGILDAAVAAATGGFSYTVRNNAGDIKAELNALASEGLVNIISTPSVMVLDNNAAYIHVGDQVPIRDSTTFTDGGNEISSISYKDTGVQLKVRPSVNAGGLITMDIEQSVTDVGEIDIATRQREFLERSIMSRVAVRSTESVVLGGLIRENANDTTTGIPFLSSLPLVGALFGSTVQKSNRTELLVIITPRALYTESELREVGREMRSQVRHMELIETAP; encoded by the coding sequence GTGGACTCATTCAGATTGCGGTACCTTCCCAGCGTGCTGCTGGTGTTTATATTGGGCAGCTGTACTGCCATGGACAGCAAGCAGGCCGGGACCGGGCCGGCAGTTGCCGCGGCAACGACAGTGGATGCCCCTGTGCCGCTCTCGACATCGGCATCTTCATTGGCCGATCAGACCGTGGCGGAATCGCGCCGTGTGCCGCCGACCATCTTCAGGGGCAATGACACCCAGGTACGTATGCCCCCGGCAGAGGAGCCGGTTCGCTTTGTCGGCGATGATGTCAGCCTTAACTTTGAGCAGGCGCCGCTTGCCGAAGTGATGCATGCTGTTATGGGCGATATTCTGCAGCTGGATTACATCGTCGACCAGCCGGTGAAAGGACAGGTTACCCTGCGCACGCGCACACCGATTCCCCGGAATGAGTTACTGCAGGTGCTGGAATCTCTGCTCAAGGCCAACAATGCCCTGTTGGTCAGGGGCAGTGACGGGCGCTATCTGGTGACCGGCGCTGCACGAGGCAGCCGCCTCGCGCCTGCGGTATCTAACCCGCGCAGCAGCGACCCGGGCTACAGCACCATCGTGGTACCCCTGAGATATATCAGTGCGTCAAATATGGCCGAGATCCTGCAGCCGGTGGCAGATGAAAGCTCCTTTGTGCTGGTGGACAACAGTCGCAATATTATGATGCTGGCGGGTACCCGTGAGCAGCTGGATGGCTGGTTGGACATTGTGAGCACATTCGATGTGGATCAGCTCAGCGGCATGTCGGTCGGCTTGTTCCCGCTGGAAAACAGTAATGTGGAGGATGTGGCCGAGGCCCTGTCCGCCATGCTGGAAACCGGTGAACAAGGCGATATCGTGCGGGTGGTGCCGGTCAAGCGCCTCAACAGCCTGCTGTTGATTACGCCGCGCAGTCACTACCTCGATACGCTGGGTGTGTGGATTGAGCGCCTCGATAGCGCGGCGGACTCCCTGTTCGAAAAGCGCCTGTTTGTCTACCCGGTGCAGAACACCAGTGCTAAGCGTTTGTCTGAATTGCTTAACAGTATTTATGCCAATGAGCTGTCGGTGCAGACCACCTCAGCGGAGGTCAACAGCGATAGTCTCTCCGGGATAGGGGTTGCTGGCGGCGTTGCGCCGGGGCTGTCTTCCAATATGATCGGCGAAGGCGCCAGCGGCGCGGCGCGCGACTTCGAGTCATCGGGCTCAAATTCAAGCGCTGCAGTCGCTGATACGGCGTTCAAAAACACCGCCCTGCAGGATGTGCGCGTCGTGGCGGACGAAGAAAATAATGCCTTGATGATTTATTCCACGGGCAAGCAATACGCGATTATCGAGGCCGCATTAATGCAGCTGGACGTGGTGGCGACGCAGGTGCTGATCGAGGCGAGCATTCTTGAGGTATCACTCACCGATGAGCTTGAGTACGGGCTGGAATGGACCTTCAGTAACAGTATTGGCAACCAGCGTGAAGGGACGGGTATTCTGGATGCCGCGGTGGCGGCGGCGACCGGTGGGTTCTCCTACACGGTGAGAAACAACGCCGGGGACATCAAGGCGGAGCTCAATGCGTTGGCCAGCGAAGGGTTGGTCAACATTATATCGACCCCCTCAGTGATGGTGCTGGATAACAACGCCGCCTATATCCATGTCGGCGACCAGGTACCGATTCGCGACTCCACCACATTCACCGACGGTGGCAATGAGATCAGTTCAATCAGCTATAAGGATACGGGTGTGCAGCTGAAGGTCAGGCCGTCTGTCAATGCCGGTGGCCTGATAACGATGGATATCGAGCAATCGGTCACCGATGTCGGTGAGATAGACATCGCGACGCGTCAGCGGGAATTTCTCGAGCGAAGTATTATGAGTCGTGTGGCGGTGCGCTCCACGGAATCCGTTGTTCTCGGTGGCTTGATCCGCGAAAATGCCAATGACACCACTACCGGTATCCCCTTCTTATCGAGCTTGCCGCTGGTAGGGGCTTTATTTGGCTCTACGGTGCAGAAATCCAATCGGACGGAGCTGCTGGTGATTATCACCCCCCGCGCGTTGTATACCGAGAGCGAACTCCGTGAAGTGGGCCGCGAAATGCGCTCCCAGGTGCGCCATATGGAGCTGATCGAGACCGCGCCCTGA
- a CDS encoding type II secretion system protein N, giving the protein MSAYRWLSERYRVATQPLRAERRIEVVVILLLLALLLQLIVGVASLGLQSTPEAIAPAPDTLQLVVFPGRVAVSAAQSNEIRSRPLLWPSRRPDESVVELPEITTEKASNLSEMSLVGVFGAGDSAGIIVRVKGKPRRLRLGDELVGWTLESVAAKEVVLKNGNRRETLVLQPAMAPTANVNSRK; this is encoded by the coding sequence ATGAGCGCGTACAGATGGCTGTCCGAACGATACCGAGTGGCGACCCAGCCTCTGCGCGCGGAGCGCCGTATCGAGGTCGTGGTGATCCTGCTCTTGCTGGCGCTGCTGTTGCAACTGATTGTGGGCGTTGCCTCCCTTGGCCTGCAGTCCACGCCGGAGGCTATCGCGCCGGCTCCTGATACTTTGCAGCTGGTGGTGTTTCCCGGTAGGGTCGCGGTGAGCGCGGCGCAAAGTAACGAGATCCGCAGCCGGCCCCTGCTGTGGCCCAGTCGCCGCCCCGATGAGTCCGTGGTCGAGTTGCCCGAAATTACCACCGAAAAAGCCAGTAATTTGAGTGAAATGAGTTTAGTGGGTGTGTTCGGTGCGGGTGACTCTGCTGGTATCATAGTGCGGGTTAAGGGTAAGCCGCGGCGCCTTCGCCTCGGGGATGAACTGGTCGGGTGGACGCTGGAGTCGGTAGCAGCAAAAGAAGTCGTGCTGAAAAATGGCAATCGGCGGGAGACTCTGGTGCTCCAGCCGGCAATGGCGCCAACGGCTAATGTAAACTCCAGAAAGTGA
- the gspM gene encoding type II secretion system protein GspM, with translation MNWAVSHRRSAWICGGTLLIPLSLYVYALAGAWSPGRGYQADIDSLTPRIARLRGLGENEEPLRDASIGARKAIDALAYPAVADVAAVSAALQTDIRQRVSEAGLSVSNSQLLPVVTEGRFDYIRMRLTLEGDLSGLDDALSGLAQFKPLLLVESLDIAPLRAARKKAASQLMRARIQVFALKVAQ, from the coding sequence GTGAATTGGGCAGTGAGCCATCGGCGCAGCGCGTGGATTTGTGGTGGCACGCTGCTGATCCCTCTATCGTTGTATGTCTATGCATTGGCAGGTGCCTGGAGTCCGGGCAGGGGTTATCAGGCTGATATTGATAGCCTGACCCCGCGTATTGCCCGACTGCGCGGACTGGGTGAAAATGAGGAGCCGTTGCGCGATGCCTCCATCGGCGCTCGCAAGGCGATTGACGCGTTGGCCTATCCGGCGGTCGCTGATGTGGCGGCAGTCTCTGCGGCCCTGCAGACCGATATTCGGCAGCGGGTCAGTGAGGCGGGCTTGTCGGTGAGCAATAGCCAGCTGCTGCCGGTGGTAACAGAGGGTCGCTTCGATTACATCCGTATGCGCCTCACGCTTGAGGGCGACCTGTCAGGACTGGATGACGCCCTGTCGGGGCTCGCGCAATTCAAGCCGCTCCTGTTGGTTGAGTCGTTGGACATTGCGCCATTGCGTGCGGCACGAAAGAAAGCCGCAAGTCAGCTGATGAGAGCCAGGATACAAGTATTTGCCCTGAAGGTGGCGCAATGA
- a CDS encoding PilN domain-containing protein — protein sequence MQVSDQNWRVLGFDVRNLGKLWVDAWRDLLFAWDSPVRRLLDDIVCLRSLDGERFYQSGEPCTATAAEYTAYLLPDEVVLSKTLELPAAVEVDLAAALALEVDAYSPFAAEDTRYGWRIVRRDAAVIEVVLAIVSRSAAAACLGRQFNAEDTVHQEIWARAGDEKITLNGFGEAARENSYRRRLWRVGLMLLGVALLALVITAVNSGFNSLALQEVRAMAAAAERDSADAASIRARLVRNNELVGAVAAIARDYPNPHQEIARLTQLLNDGESVDNFSMDGLAVGLRGRAPDAASVMQRLTQQDEYAEVTAPRAFARVKGAGVEQFYLDIQLRRGDTP from the coding sequence ATGCAGGTGTCCGACCAGAACTGGCGAGTGCTGGGTTTCGATGTGCGTAACCTCGGCAAGCTCTGGGTCGATGCCTGGCGGGACCTTCTCTTCGCCTGGGATTCTCCGGTGCGTCGATTGTTGGACGATATTGTGTGTCTGCGCAGCCTGGACGGCGAACGCTTTTATCAGTCTGGTGAGCCGTGCACTGCAACGGCGGCGGAGTATACGGCCTATCTGTTGCCGGATGAGGTCGTTTTGTCCAAGACGCTTGAACTGCCCGCAGCGGTCGAGGTCGACCTGGCCGCGGCGCTGGCACTGGAGGTTGACGCTTACAGCCCCTTCGCGGCTGAGGATACCCGCTATGGTTGGCGTATAGTGCGCCGCGATGCCGCAGTCATTGAGGTCGTGCTAGCCATCGTTTCTCGCAGCGCGGCGGCTGCTTGCCTCGGTCGGCAATTCAATGCCGAGGATACAGTGCACCAGGAGATTTGGGCCAGAGCGGGTGATGAAAAGATCACGCTAAACGGCTTCGGCGAGGCCGCTCGTGAGAATAGCTATCGCAGGCGCCTGTGGCGCGTTGGGCTGATGTTGTTGGGCGTCGCGCTGCTGGCGCTCGTGATCACCGCGGTCAATAGCGGCTTCAACAGTCTCGCGCTGCAAGAGGTGCGTGCAATGGCCGCCGCCGCGGAGCGCGATTCTGCAGACGCGGCTAGTATACGCGCGCGGTTGGTGCGCAATAACGAATTGGTCGGGGCTGTTGCTGCTATTGCCCGCGATTACCCTAACCCTCACCAGGAAATTGCCCGCCTGACGCAGTTGCTCAATGACGGTGAGTCTGTCGACAACTTTTCGATGGACGGACTCGCTGTCGGTTTGCGCGGCCGTGCACCGGATGCGGCGTCGGTCATGCAGCGGCTGACCCAGCAGGATGAGTATGCGGAGGTGACGGCGCCGCGGGCCTTCGCGCGGGTCAAGGGTGCTGGCGTAGAGCAGTTTTATCTCGATATACAATTGCGCCGCGGAGATACGCCGTGA
- a CDS encoding type II secretion system protein GspK, whose protein sequence is MKLMQAGTPQRPSGWRPSGWRPSARESERGVALAIVVWFIAGMSLLVVGMVSQARLDTRMAQLHVARAKAVAAGDGAIRLMLAERLLVPRPAAADLLRGDYQIGDTSVSVTLYPEAALINMNQASYQTLVALFELLAGLLPDEANLLADNVLKWRGDAPGADNKKSVRRDFKSAEDVLRVNGLSRTVFDAIRDYIVVGNSRGSTTDWAQAPEALLAVLKETQPDELQRVLQQRETRPETEVESPGSAQRTLSGFLRADALVHYGDQYWLRRHWVSLGGAAPGGTLPWRSKRTEPPRVYGRRGGVD, encoded by the coding sequence ATGAAGCTCATGCAGGCTGGTACTCCCCAGCGACCCAGCGGCTGGCGACCCAGCGGCTGGCGACCCAGTGCCAGAGAGTCCGAGCGTGGTGTGGCGTTAGCGATTGTGGTCTGGTTTATTGCCGGTATGTCGTTGCTGGTGGTAGGAATGGTGTCGCAGGCCCGATTGGATACGCGCATGGCGCAGCTTCACGTGGCCCGGGCCAAGGCGGTGGCCGCCGGTGATGGCGCGATAAGGTTGATGCTGGCGGAGCGCTTGTTGGTACCCCGACCCGCCGCGGCTGACCTCCTGCGGGGTGACTACCAGATTGGCGATACATCGGTCTCTGTGACGCTCTACCCGGAGGCCGCACTGATCAATATGAACCAGGCGTCTTACCAGACCTTGGTCGCATTGTTCGAGTTGCTCGCGGGTCTGCTGCCGGACGAGGCCAATCTTCTGGCGGACAATGTGTTAAAGTGGCGCGGAGACGCACCTGGCGCAGATAACAAGAAAAGCGTTAGACGCGATTTCAAGAGTGCCGAGGATGTGCTTCGGGTGAACGGGTTGAGCCGCACAGTCTTCGATGCCATTAGGGATTACATTGTAGTGGGAAATAGCAGGGGTTCCACCACCGACTGGGCGCAAGCACCGGAAGCGTTACTGGCAGTCCTCAAGGAGACGCAGCCGGACGAGTTACAGCGTGTCCTGCAGCAGCGGGAGACGCGGCCTGAGACAGAGGTTGAATCACCCGGGAGCGCCCAACGTACCTTGTCAGGATTTCTCCGTGCCGATGCGCTGGTGCACTACGGTGATCAATACTGGTTGCGACGGCACTGGGTATCGTTGGGTGGCGCCGCTCCCGGCGGCACGCTTCCCTGGCGTTCCAAACGCACGGAACCCCCGCGCGTCTATGGCCGTCGCGGGGGCGTGGATTGA
- a CDS encoding PulJ/GspJ family protein: MKAKRAGFIPARERGFTLVEVMVAMTVLSLILLGTMSAMRTLANTQSTLELKTRRIEQVRSVSTFLRDLVESAIGSAGNVNEVNTGGGPLDSSHFLAGEDFIEFDTSVMFGENYGGKHRVRIGREGAALVFRWLQLPTPGLSDVEWSTQPSRVLVPQLESLTIATRNEFADDWITSRAASDRSVPVLVRLNMTAAGQYWPDLIMRARQ, translated from the coding sequence GTGAAAGCGAAACGTGCAGGATTTATCCCGGCGCGTGAGCGCGGCTTTACGCTGGTAGAGGTCATGGTGGCAATGACCGTGCTGTCGCTTATCCTGCTTGGCACGATGAGCGCTATGCGTACCCTTGCAAACACACAGAGCACACTGGAATTGAAGACTCGGCGTATCGAGCAGGTTCGCAGCGTTTCCACGTTCCTGCGAGACCTGGTGGAGTCAGCGATCGGCAGCGCAGGCAACGTTAATGAAGTGAATACGGGTGGCGGCCCTCTTGACAGTAGCCACTTTCTCGCCGGCGAGGATTTTATCGAATTTGATACGTCGGTGATGTTTGGCGAAAATTATGGTGGCAAACATCGGGTGAGGATTGGGCGGGAGGGGGCTGCGCTGGTCTTTCGCTGGTTGCAGTTGCCGACGCCGGGCCTGAGTGACGTGGAGTGGTCAACCCAGCCCTCCCGAGTGCTCGTGCCGCAGCTGGAATCGCTGACCATTGCCACGCGCAATGAGTTTGCAGACGACTGGATCACGTCGCGCGCAGCGTCTGATCGCAGTGTGCCGGTGCTGGTGCGCCTGAATATGACGGCGGCAGGTCAATACTGGCCGGACCTGATCATGCGGGCGCGACAATGA
- a CDS encoding type II secretion system protein has translation MLSTRRGQTSEASGRGFSLLEMLVALVILGLALGALYRGAAGATRNVGADEKYAYGVELARSVLADHGRVPEAGINVGGETDGEYRWYARSSPVFLVGQNAAAPLHEIEVGVNWMDGLRRRAIVLHSVVEAEAP, from the coding sequence ATGCTTTCAACTAGACGCGGGCAGACAAGCGAAGCCTCGGGAAGGGGTTTTTCCCTGCTGGAGATGCTGGTCGCTCTGGTGATTCTGGGTTTAGCGTTGGGGGCACTTTACCGCGGAGCGGCCGGGGCGACTCGAAATGTGGGGGCCGATGAAAAATATGCTTACGGTGTCGAGCTGGCGCGCTCTGTGCTGGCCGATCACGGCCGCGTGCCCGAGGCAGGTATAAATGTGGGTGGTGAAACAGATGGCGAGTATCGTTGGTATGCACGGTCTTCACCCGTATTCCTGGTCGGCCAGAATGCTGCGGCGCCCCTGCACGAGATCGAGGTCGGGGTAAACTGGATGGACGGGTTGCGGCGCAGAGCGATCGTGCTGCACTCGGTAGTAGAGGCCGAGGCGCCGTGA
- a CDS encoding prepilin-type N-terminal cleavage/methylation domain-containing protein: MPAALCRDRFFTSDGGFTVLELLVVISIVGMLLAVSVPASSRFYESMQYRQAIQDVVSLLAGARHRAISTGKAQDVMFDTEYKRVTLNQDVRQLPESFTVLVSAASELGGQSQAVIRFYPEGGSSGGDVELARPDKSGVRISVDWLVGRVTQQPYAFN; this comes from the coding sequence ATGCCCGCGGCGCTGTGCAGAGATCGGTTTTTTACCTCTGACGGCGGCTTCACAGTGCTGGAGTTGCTCGTGGTCATCAGTATTGTCGGTATGTTGCTCGCGGTGTCGGTGCCCGCATCCTCCCGTTTTTACGAATCCATGCAGTATCGTCAGGCGATCCAGGACGTGGTATCCCTGTTGGCAGGCGCCAGGCATCGGGCGATCAGCACGGGCAAGGCACAAGACGTGATGTTTGATACCGAGTACAAGCGCGTTACCTTGAATCAGGATGTCCGTCAGTTGCCTGAGTCGTTCACCGTGCTCGTCAGTGCAGCCTCGGAGCTGGGTGGCCAGTCGCAGGCTGTCATTCGTTTTTATCCGGAGGGTGGCTCCAGTGGCGGTGATGTCGAACTGGCCCGCCCCGATAAATCCGGTGTGAGAATCTCAGTCGACTGGTTGGTTGGTCGCGTGACACAGCAACCGTATGCTTTCAACTAG
- the gspG gene encoding type II secretion system major pseudopilin GspG, which yields MNTLARTQNRGVSQKGFTLMELLVVLAILGLLMGLVGPQVLNQLGGAKTKTAALQIADLEQTLEMYKLDIGRFPTTEQGLDALVNKPAGVVGWNGPYLKSDVPLDPWNGTYVYTYPGEHGDFDILTLGQDGAPGGDGENADVSSWN from the coding sequence ATGAACACGCTTGCAAGAACACAGAACCGGGGCGTGAGCCAGAAAGGTTTTACCCTCATGGAACTGCTGGTCGTGTTGGCCATTCTGGGTCTGCTCATGGGCCTGGTGGGTCCGCAGGTACTGAATCAATTGGGGGGTGCTAAAACCAAAACGGCGGCTCTGCAAATCGCTGATCTTGAGCAGACGCTGGAAATGTACAAGCTGGATATTGGCCGATTTCCCACTACCGAGCAGGGCCTCGATGCGTTGGTCAATAAACCCGCCGGGGTCGTGGGATGGAACGGGCCCTACCTGAAATCGGATGTGCCGCTGGACCCCTGGAATGGCACGTATGTATATACCTACCCGGGTGAGCACGGTGATTTTGACATACTGACCTTGGGTCAGGACGGCGCGCCGGGTGGTGACGGAGAGAACGCGGATGTATCCAGCTGGAATTAG
- a CDS encoding type II secretion system F family protein, giving the protein MPHFSYKAVGRDGTAHAGTIEAGGIEMASRQLRAQGLTLLKLESGITASAASSAAVGKPPGRQEVLSMTSELAVLLRAGLPLDKALKVLIDMAVQPAMISLLDELLAAVKGGKALSQALQPHEDIFGKFYINIVRSGEAGGQLSEVLDRLVDYLERAKANRDTVVSALIYPAILGFVSILSVILMLGFVVPQFEALFDDMGEGLPVITQMVISGANVIKSYGLFIVLALVGFALYARRWASTDAGQRRVHQMLLDLPVAGGIVFEFEMSKFARTVGTLVGNGVPLLVAISIAIDTVGNRVLREALEVLPPAVKEGKRMSFALEETGLFTPMVIQMLRVGEESGRLDQMSQDLADVFDSHVQSGVKRGLALLEPVMILGMGFIIGIIIIAILMGIMSVNNLAI; this is encoded by the coding sequence ATGCCACATTTTTCATACAAGGCAGTGGGTCGAGACGGCACCGCCCATGCGGGCACTATCGAGGCGGGGGGAATAGAAATGGCGTCCCGTCAGCTTCGCGCCCAGGGTTTGACGCTGCTAAAGCTAGAGTCCGGAATCACTGCCTCGGCGGCGAGCTCCGCAGCGGTTGGCAAGCCACCGGGGAGGCAGGAGGTACTGTCCATGACCAGTGAGTTGGCCGTGCTGCTGCGCGCCGGCCTGCCGCTGGATAAGGCCCTCAAAGTGCTTATTGATATGGCGGTGCAGCCTGCCATGATCAGTTTGCTGGACGAGCTATTGGCGGCGGTAAAGGGCGGTAAGGCCCTGAGTCAGGCGCTGCAACCTCATGAAGATATTTTTGGCAAGTTCTATATCAATATCGTGCGCTCGGGTGAAGCGGGTGGGCAGTTGTCGGAAGTGCTGGACCGCCTTGTCGACTACCTGGAGCGTGCCAAGGCAAACCGCGACACCGTCGTGTCGGCGCTGATCTACCCCGCCATTCTGGGTTTTGTATCGATTTTGTCTGTGATTTTGATGCTCGGTTTTGTGGTGCCCCAATTCGAGGCGCTTTTCGATGATATGGGGGAGGGTTTACCGGTTATCACGCAAATGGTGATCAGCGGGGCTAATGTCATCAAGAGTTACGGACTGTTTATCGTGCTGGCGCTGGTAGGGTTCGCTTTGTATGCCAGACGCTGGGCGTCGACCGACGCGGGTCAGCGTCGCGTGCACCAAATGCTGCTCGATCTCCCGGTTGCCGGCGGGATCGTTTTTGAATTTGAAATGTCCAAGTTTGCCAGGACAGTGGGTACATTGGTGGGTAATGGAGTGCCGTTACTGGTGGCTATTTCAATTGCCATCGATACTGTGGGCAACAGGGTGCTGCGCGAGGCTCTGGAGGTTCTTCCCCCAGCGGTGAAAGAGGGCAAGCGCATGTCGTTTGCGCTGGAGGAGACCGGCCTGTTTACGCCCATGGTAATCCAAATGCTGCGCGTGGGTGAAGAATCGGGGAGGCTTGATCAAATGTCCCAGGACCTGGCCGACGTCTTCGATAGTCATGTGCAGTCGGGCGTTAAGCGTGGCCTGGCGTTGCTGGAGCCGGTAATGATTTTGGGCATGGGCTTTATTATCGGCATCATTATCATCGCTATCCTGATGGGGATTATGTCCGTCAACAACCTGGCGATATAG